A region of the Caballeronia sp. TF1N1 genome:
GGAATGAAACCTGCAAGGAGTCTGTGTTGCAGGTTCCAGCCTGCTCGTCAGCAATCGCATCTCTGGCTGCGAATCAGGTAGCCTCACCGATTGGAGCCTTTAATGTCAGAAATCAATAAGGAGCGATTCATGTCGGACATCAAAACCGTTCTCGCTGACGCCGAAGATCTTCTCAAGCAAGCCGCCAGCGCCACGGGCGAACGCGCTTCCGAACTGCGCGAGAGCGCGCTCGCTCGACTAAAGCAAGCGAAGGAGAAAGCCGCCGATGCACAAGTCGTCGTGATCGAACGAGGCAGAAAAGCCGCGCGCGCCACGGACG
Encoded here:
- a CDS encoding YqjD family protein, whose amino-acid sequence is MSEINKERFMSDIKTVLADAEDLLKQAASATGERASELRESALARLKQAKEKAADAQVVVIERGRKAARATDDYVHEHPWASIGIAAGLGTVIGLLINRK